A genome region from Passer domesticus isolate bPasDom1 chromosome 27, bPasDom1.hap1, whole genome shotgun sequence includes the following:
- the GJD3 gene encoding gap junction delta-3 protein — protein MGEWGFLSSLLDAVQEHSPMVGRFWLVVMLLFRILVLATVGSDVFEDEQEEFVCNTQQPGCKPVCYDAAFPISHYRFLVFHIVVLSAPAALFVIFAVHQAAKPGRGGAPGQRARRLQPFYVGSVVARIAAELAFLLGQALLYGFRVQPLFVCRRRPCPHRVDCFVSRPTEKTVFIHFYFVVGLVSALLSLAELAHLLRKGPPARPGCCRRPQERGPAPGQPAGAAEGPCGPHPRGDLTV, from the coding sequence ATGGGCGAGTGGGGCTTCCTGAGCTCGCTGCTGGACGCCGTGCAGGAGCACTCGCCCATGGTGGGCCGCTTCTGGCTGGTGGTGATGCTCCTCTTCCGCATCCTGGTCCTGGCCACCGTGGGCAGCGACGTCTTCGAGGACGAGCAGGAGGAGTTCGTGTGTAACACGCAGCAGCCGGGCTGCAAACCCGTGTGCTACGACGCCGCCTTCCCCATCTCGCACTATCGCTTCCTCGTCTTCCACATCGTCGTGCTCTCGGCGCCCGCCGCCCTCTTCGTCATCTTCGCCGTGCACCAGGCGGCCAAGCCGGGGCGCGGAGGGGCTCCCGGCCAGCGGGCCCGCCGCCTGCAGCCCTTCTACGTGGGCAGCGTGGTGGCCCGGATCGCCGCCGAGCTGGCCTTCCTGCTGGGCCAGGCGCTGCTCTACGGCTTCAGGGTGCAGCCGCTCTTCGTGTGCCGCCGCCGGCCCTGCCCGCACCGCGTCGACTGCTTCGTGTCGCGCCCCACCGAGAAAACCGTCTTCATCCATTTCTACTTCGTGGTGGGGCTGGTCTCGGCGCTGCTCAGCCTGGCCGAGCTCGCCCACCTCCTGCGCAAggggccgccggcccggcccggctgctgccgcAGGCCGCAGGAGCGCGGCCCGGCGCCCGGGCAGCCGGCGGGGGCTGCGGAGGGACCCTGCGGTCCCCACCCGCGGGGGGACCTCACCGTGTGA